The following coding sequences are from one bacterium SCSIO 12741 window:
- a CDS encoding gliding motility-associated C-terminal domain-containing protein: MKKIVGILFGIFALLAFTPDLNASHVSGGSIKYTYVGPGAQPGTHQYKITVGIIRDCSGISYGANTQVVTARCTSSGATQTYTLNKVNYVSKPGERPANNGAKDVSDVCRNKASRCNSTTGPDGYELYTYEGIVTLGPCNSWEFGTLTQCCRNAMANFTASTAYLRTFFNTLDFPVNSAPHFADEVKPMPSACVGQDVFYGLGTSDTAFGGDSLAYVFACPSNTQTTNATPRNPYTCQSPITGITLDGKTGLISFKPTTQGTFLVAFWVQEYERCTGRLKGQTLREVQFRVKGCTNKVPKDVSGVSNLIGNAQKIGRYAIEVCQGETFSWSDTIRDPDPDSLYFETNVDRVLPGATQTITFLKRNEAVVTHTWTAVIGENPVKSFFISFDDNKCDYPGNGFSAFEIQVRNATNAGPDQVICIGDDVNLLAYGGRKYDWKSLSGDPLLTGVNFFPDTTNQDTNRTALFKPTKTTVLSVESDLILGCLVALACKKTDTTLITVVDSFSNKVVPDLFLCNPGSGQLGVTPSRSTMNYTYKWTPSSFLNYDTLQNPTFSGVTHDTTFTVLVESDSGCVRESQVKVSVTDPFPDNMEAKVSDTLICLQKTIDLWVDKGSINYGPCGTVQYKCQGTTKNFNIGGNGSLKNGANSNNLPVVYGSDNPSAKAQFIYLAADLKARGMEAGPISSIAWEITKIYGSPGSPQYTPFNNFTIKMGCISQNELVGTNFVNQQLFEVFSPKAVIPTVGWNTHVFDNQYNWDGNSNIIVEVCWQNQNGYAGHHEMTFDPVTYNASGYYFQQFNWRPAACSNGAMSPGFPQQTIPRTQFGACSGMRSSLFSFDWNPKPNGGFVGATNQDSAVANASLATTGVYRVIITDSAYQVCHDTLDVLVDVVSQYDVKPDTTDPHCIDNGYVQLTSPTPWNITTPGGNWSGAGIINNTLGLWDPKVSGTGTFWVVYEVTGDACANKDSNLVTIVGKPDAGLLTPDSLCALWKDTTVQQLIAKTPGGYFKGYGVDSIPDANGKMTYFIDGTKFNTSGGKVDTAVFTYTVFKGCWNTDTFELPVHPGWDTTYNGILHNGIPYLDYSFCLSNPVIDTVDVEGKGGIWSCLEVPNAIIDAQRGVIDPALFGTTGSYTLKIEKTGFCGNSATIPITVVEAPEIDILDMYYCNDFCDIQANKIRTDTFQFLIAKGINIGGTGDTKLGIPGNDILLSYGDKASSGWPNAIEDLAFNFWDGGSWMPLPHIARFRPCQIPAGQERTIKYQFAVRYRTNHPEYGCLSFDSAKVIHRAQIELPEVEERFVFCQGDSIQGLFVKDAPAGLIVEWYVDTLSTLPDDTGSTFEYPGLDNSNGLHYVFARYVDTITGCVSRVDGRGFQNIPYKVYGNPNADIRTNPAGVDKKFIGEEVTYVNITEQGNYGDTTITSSGGGYFEWYTASGPYFGTADTLSRWDEYDPHGRYTSHPGPESELKVKYDLFGAYDVWLVAVNDAGCRDSIKIDMDIDQRVKPKFPNVFTPAKKGEDFGDGMNDWWSIITPAAEDCPCGPNSNGVATCYCADGEEVMKEWFKRDFYSIEGFIYDRWGRRVKKLTLEDPIWKGDNQAGAPQTDGTYFYVIELKIRDLDQTIIKEKGTITLIREKE, from the coding sequence ATGAAAAAAATCGTAGGAATCTTGTTCGGAATATTCGCCCTCCTGGCCTTTACTCCGGACCTAAATGCCTCTCACGTATCGGGTGGTAGTATCAAGTATACTTATGTTGGTCCAGGTGCACAGCCGGGTACCCATCAGTATAAAATTACCGTCGGAATTATTCGTGACTGTTCCGGGATTAGTTATGGTGCCAATACCCAGGTGGTAACGGCGAGATGTACCTCTTCGGGTGCTACCCAGACCTATACCCTGAATAAAGTAAATTATGTTTCTAAACCTGGAGAACGTCCTGCCAACAATGGTGCCAAGGATGTATCTGACGTTTGTCGAAACAAAGCTTCTCGTTGTAACTCCACCACCGGACCGGATGGATACGAGTTATATACGTACGAAGGAATTGTTACGCTGGGGCCATGTAATAGTTGGGAATTTGGAACGCTTACACAGTGTTGTCGAAATGCCATGGCAAACTTTACGGCATCCACAGCTTACCTACGAACCTTTTTCAATACGTTAGACTTCCCGGTAAATAGTGCGCCGCACTTTGCCGATGAGGTGAAACCGATGCCTTCCGCTTGTGTGGGCCAGGACGTGTTCTACGGACTGGGCACATCGGATACAGCCTTTGGAGGTGACAGTTTGGCTTACGTTTTTGCCTGTCCTTCCAATACTCAAACCACAAACGCAACACCAAGAAACCCATATACCTGTCAATCTCCTATTACTGGTATTACCCTGGATGGTAAAACTGGTTTGATCTCCTTTAAGCCTACTACTCAAGGAACGTTCCTGGTGGCTTTCTGGGTTCAGGAGTATGAGCGTTGTACTGGTAGACTAAAAGGACAGACTCTACGTGAGGTTCAGTTCCGGGTTAAGGGATGTACCAATAAAGTACCAAAAGACGTCAGTGGGGTTTCCAACTTAATTGGTAATGCTCAGAAGATTGGACGTTATGCAATCGAGGTTTGTCAAGGGGAAACATTCTCTTGGTCAGATACGATTCGAGATCCAGATCCTGACTCACTTTATTTTGAGACGAACGTGGATCGTGTGTTGCCTGGTGCAACGCAAACCATCACTTTCCTGAAAAGAAACGAAGCAGTTGTAACTCACACTTGGACTGCTGTTATTGGTGAAAACCCTGTAAAGTCTTTCTTCATCTCTTTTGATGATAACAAATGTGATTATCCTGGTAATGGATTCTCTGCTTTTGAGATTCAGGTTCGGAATGCAACAAATGCTGGACCCGATCAAGTTATCTGTATTGGTGATGACGTTAACCTCTTAGCTTACGGAGGTCGTAAATACGATTGGAAGTCCCTTAGTGGAGACCCACTTCTTACAGGTGTGAACTTCTTTCCTGATACTACTAATCAGGATACCAATAGAACGGCACTCTTTAAGCCTACTAAAACAACTGTACTTAGTGTAGAATCAGATTTGATTTTGGGATGTTTGGTAGCCTTGGCTTGTAAGAAAACAGATACTACTCTAATTACTGTAGTAGATAGCTTCTCGAATAAAGTTGTTCCAGACTTGTTCTTGTGTAACCCTGGTTCTGGACAATTGGGTGTGACTCCTTCACGCTCAACCATGAATTATACTTACAAGTGGACCCCATCAAGTTTCTTGAACTACGATACTTTGCAGAATCCAACATTCTCTGGAGTAACACACGATACTACATTTACTGTTCTTGTTGAATCAGATTCAGGTTGTGTTCGTGAATCACAAGTGAAGGTTTCGGTAACGGATCCATTCCCTGACAATATGGAAGCTAAAGTTTCCGATACCTTGATCTGTTTGCAGAAGACTATTGACCTTTGGGTAGATAAAGGAAGTATTAACTACGGTCCTTGTGGAACGGTTCAGTACAAATGTCAAGGGACAACGAAAAACTTTAATATTGGTGGTAACGGTTCTTTGAAGAACGGTGCTAACTCCAATAACCTACCGGTAGTATACGGTAGTGATAACCCATCGGCTAAGGCTCAGTTCATTTACCTGGCAGCTGATTTGAAAGCCCGTGGAATGGAAGCTGGACCTATTTCGTCCATCGCTTGGGAGATTACCAAGATCTACGGATCTCCAGGTAGTCCACAGTACACTCCATTCAACAACTTTACTATTAAGATGGGTTGTATCAGTCAAAATGAATTGGTTGGAACAAACTTTGTGAATCAGCAATTGTTTGAAGTATTCTCTCCTAAAGCTGTAATTCCTACAGTTGGATGGAATACTCACGTATTTGACAACCAGTACAACTGGGATGGAAATTCGAACATTATCGTTGAAGTGTGCTGGCAAAACCAAAATGGGTATGCAGGTCACCACGAAATGACTTTCGATCCGGTTACCTACAACGCATCTGGTTACTACTTCCAGCAGTTTAACTGGAGACCTGCTGCTTGTAGCAACGGAGCTATGTCTCCTGGATTCCCACAACAAACGATTCCAAGAACTCAGTTTGGTGCTTGTTCAGGAATGCGTTCCAGCTTGTTCTCTTTCGATTGGAACCCAAAACCAAATGGTGGTTTTGTAGGAGCTACAAACCAAGACTCTGCAGTTGCTAACGCTTCTTTGGCTACAACTGGAGTTTACCGAGTAATCATTACTGACTCAGCTTACCAAGTATGTCACGATACATTAGATGTGTTAGTTGATGTGGTTAGCCAATACGATGTTAAGCCTGATACTACAGATCCTCACTGTATTGACAATGGATACGTTCAGTTGACCTCTCCAACTCCTTGGAACATTACTACCCCAGGTGGTAACTGGTCAGGAGCTGGTATCATTAACAATACACTTGGACTTTGGGACCCTAAAGTATCCGGTACAGGAACTTTCTGGGTAGTTTATGAAGTAACCGGAGACGCTTGTGCCAATAAGGATAGTAACCTGGTAACGATTGTTGGAAAACCAGATGCCGGATTGTTAACTCCGGATAGCTTGTGTGCTCTGTGGAAGGATACTACCGTTCAGCAGTTGATTGCCAAGACTCCAGGTGGATACTTTAAAGGATATGGAGTTGACTCCATTCCAGATGCCAATGGAAAGATGACTTACTTCATCGATGGAACTAAGTTTAACACCTCGGGTGGTAAAGTAGATACAGCCGTATTTACCTACACTGTATTCAAAGGCTGTTGGAACACCGATACCTTTGAGTTACCTGTACACCCAGGTTGGGATACGACCTACAACGGTATTTTACACAACGGTATACCTTATCTGGACTACTCCTTCTGTTTGAGTAACCCAGTCATTGATACGGTAGATGTAGAAGGAAAAGGTGGAATCTGGAGTTGTTTGGAAGTGCCAAACGCCATTATCGACGCCCAACGTGGTGTGATTGATCCTGCTTTGTTTGGAACTACGGGTAGCTATACCTTGAAGATTGAGAAAACTGGATTCTGTGGAAACAGCGCCACTATTCCAATCACGGTTGTAGAAGCACCGGAGATTGATATTCTGGACATGTACTACTGTAACGACTTCTGTGATATCCAGGCAAACAAGATTAGAACGGATACCTTCCAGTTCTTAATTGCCAAAGGGATCAATATCGGAGGAACAGGAGATACCAAGTTGGGTATTCCCGGAAACGACATTCTGTTGAGCTATGGCGACAAAGCCAGTTCAGGATGGCCGAATGCGATAGAAGATTTAGCCTTTAACTTCTGGGATGGAGGTTCATGGATGCCACTTCCTCACATTGCTCGATTCCGTCCATGTCAGATTCCTGCCGGACAGGAGCGTACGATCAAGTATCAGTTTGCTGTTCGCTACCGGACCAATCACCCTGAGTATGGCTGTTTGTCCTTTGACTCAGCCAAGGTGATCCACCGTGCACAAATTGAGCTACCAGAAGTGGAAGAGCGTTTTGTGTTCTGTCAAGGGGATAGCATTCAGGGATTGTTTGTAAAAGATGCTCCAGCCGGATTGATCGTTGAGTGGTATGTAGATACACTGTCTACTCTTCCAGATGATACCGGATCTACTTTCGAATATCCAGGATTGGATAACAGCAATGGATTGCACTATGTGTTTGCCCGCTATGTAGATACCATCACAGGATGTGTAAGCCGCGTGGATGGTAGAGGATTCCAGAATATTCCTTACAAGGTTTATGGTAATCCAAATGCGGATATCAGAACCAATCCAGCAGGGGTAGACAAGAAGTTTATCGGTGAAGAAGTTACTTATGTAAACATCACCGAGCAAGGCAACTACGGAGATACTACCATCACCTCATCCGGAGGCGGATACTTTGAGTGGTACACTGCATCAGGTCCATACTTTGGAACAGCAGATACCCTATCACGTTGGGATGAGTATGACCCACACGGACGTTATACTTCTCACCCTGGTCCTGAATCAGAGTTGAAAGTGAAGTACGATTTGTTTGGAGCCTACGATGTATGGTTGGTCGCTGTAAACGATGCTGGCTGTAGAGACAGTATAAAAATCGATATGGACATTGATCAGCGCGTTAAGCCTAAATTCCCGAACGTATTTACCCCAGCGAAAAAGGGTGAAGACTTTGGTGATGGCATGAACGACTGGTGGTCGATCATCACTCCAGCAGCAGAAGACTGCCCATGTGGACCCAACAGCAATGGAGTAGCTACCTGCTACTGTGCCGATGGAGAAGAGGTGATGAAGGAATGGTTTAAGCGTGACTTCTACAGCATCGAAGGTTTTATCTACGACCGCTGGGGAAGAAGAGTGAAGAAGTTGACCTTAGAAGATCCGATCTGGAAAGGAGATAACCAAGCAGGTGCTCCACAAACTGACGGAACCTACTTCTATGTCATCGAACTCAAAATCAGAGACCTGGATCAAACCATCATTAAAGAGAAAGGAACTATTACTCTGATCAGAGAAAAAGAATAA
- a CDS encoding Ig-like domain-containing protein, whose translation MNNLSLLWLSALALFATSCAQQAMPTGGDKDTTPPGISKSKPLNESTNYVGNSVILTFDEYVKQSNLGQELIVSPPLEKNPEFKIRKKSLIISFDDSLKPNTTYTFNLGQGIVDFREGNVLDSNVFVFSTGPYLDSASVSGNVKDAFTLAPPENVLVMLYEQEDDSIPALERPYYYTKVKPDGQFELTHLKEGTYQMFALIDQNNNYLYDLPNEWIGFSSELISTQNQSDTGNSIALFQEDLGQQYVISTEVSRYGKIDVIFSKPAKTPEIKFLDDGSKPPFLKIWNSKKDSLQLWYRPQDWTTDSMTLEIWDNGNALDTFQLARPDLPEKKAELNELNLDLSLNTSKNVAKYFAPLYLRSSAPLKKVENLTATLIEGKDTLQVNLIQEDEFKLKVEHKLQEDMRYQFVLVDSSLVDQVGFSHDSLELNFQTKSAIQYASLKLKILGLSGKSTLVELRDEKDEILYRQDKLSGEGNLNYPNLEPGNYRIKMIFDDNQNGKWDPGTFIPRKQPEKVIYFSGQIEIKEGWDKELEWIIPAE comes from the coding sequence ATGAATAATTTATCGCTTTTGTGGCTTTCGGCTTTAGCCCTTTTCGCTACCAGTTGCGCCCAACAAGCAATGCCTACCGGTGGCGATAAGGACACTACTCCTCCTGGAATCTCTAAAAGCAAGCCGCTCAATGAGAGCACCAATTACGTGGGCAATTCAGTTATTTTGACTTTTGACGAATACGTTAAGCAAAGTAATTTGGGACAAGAACTCATTGTCTCGCCTCCTTTGGAGAAAAACCCTGAATTTAAGATTCGTAAGAAATCATTGATCATCTCCTTTGATGATTCCTTAAAACCGAACACGACCTACACCTTTAATCTTGGACAAGGAATTGTAGACTTTAGAGAAGGAAATGTTCTGGACTCCAATGTATTTGTATTCTCTACCGGACCTTACCTGGATTCGGCAAGTGTAAGTGGAAATGTTAAAGACGCCTTTACCCTTGCGCCACCAGAAAATGTTCTGGTCATGCTCTATGAGCAAGAAGACGATTCCATTCCAGCTCTTGAGCGCCCCTACTATTATACTAAGGTAAAACCTGATGGCCAATTTGAGCTGACTCATTTGAAGGAAGGCACCTATCAGATGTTTGCCCTAATCGATCAGAACAACAACTACCTATACGACCTGCCCAATGAATGGATCGGCTTCTCATCAGAACTAATATCAACTCAAAATCAATCGGATACGGGTAATTCCATCGCCTTATTTCAGGAAGATTTGGGGCAGCAGTATGTGATTTCTACCGAAGTAAGTCGTTACGGTAAAATAGATGTGATATTCAGCAAACCGGCAAAAACTCCGGAAATCAAATTTTTGGATGATGGCTCCAAACCTCCATTTCTCAAAATTTGGAACTCCAAAAAAGACAGCCTCCAACTGTGGTACCGTCCTCAGGACTGGACTACGGATAGCATGACTTTGGAAATTTGGGACAATGGAAATGCGCTCGATACCTTTCAATTGGCCCGACCTGATTTACCAGAAAAGAAGGCCGAACTAAACGAGTTGAATCTGGATTTGAGCCTTAACACGTCAAAAAATGTGGCCAAGTATTTTGCTCCGCTCTACCTTCGGTCTTCAGCACCCTTGAAGAAAGTTGAAAATCTAACAGCCACTCTCATCGAAGGAAAAGACACCCTTCAGGTAAACCTTATTCAAGAGGATGAATTTAAACTGAAAGTAGAACACAAGCTTCAGGAAGACATGCGCTACCAATTTGTTTTGGTAGACTCCTCTTTAGTTGATCAAGTGGGATTTAGTCATGATTCGCTTGAACTAAACTTTCAGACCAAAAGCGCTATTCAGTACGCCAGTCTTAAGTTGAAAATTTTGGGACTTTCCGGAAAAAGCACCTTAGTGGAATTGCGAGATGAGAAGGATGAAATTCTCTACAGACAGGACAAGCTATCTGGAGAAGGAAATCTAAATTATCCCAATCTGGAGCCTGGCAATTACCGCATCAAAATGATCTTTGATGACAACCAGAATGGCAAATGGGATCCGGGAACTTTCATCCCAAGAAAACAACCTGAAAAAGTAATCTACTTCTCCGGACAAATTGAGATAAAAGAAGGATGGGACAAAGAACTTGAATGGATTATTCCTGCAGAGTAA
- a CDS encoding amidohydrolase translates to MKNLRIAILQITLDWEEPQKNRDRIQGYFEKLEGEKLDVAVLPEMFTTGFTMNAQGVAEPEDGPTLQWMKTQAEKLNAAVTGSLIVKTTEGYFNRLYWVTPKGEVSHYDKRHLFRMAGEDKVFASGSQKLVVSWRGWRVCPLICYDLRFPVWSRSREDYDLLIYVANWPAARRNAWKVLSQARAIENLSPLVAVNRVGEDGNGISYAGDSAIYDAKGESLTQVKPHEEEVAIAEIDAEELLRFREKFPAHRDADGFTLQE, encoded by the coding sequence ATGAAAAATCTTCGAATAGCGATTCTACAAATCACGCTCGACTGGGAAGAGCCTCAGAAGAATAGGGATCGCATTCAAGGGTATTTTGAAAAGCTGGAAGGGGAAAAGCTCGATGTAGCTGTACTTCCGGAGATGTTTACCACGGGTTTTACCATGAACGCCCAGGGAGTAGCTGAGCCGGAGGACGGACCAACGCTTCAGTGGATGAAGACCCAGGCCGAAAAACTGAATGCCGCAGTAACGGGAAGCCTTATTGTAAAAACGACGGAAGGATACTTTAATCGGCTCTATTGGGTAACTCCGAAGGGAGAAGTAAGTCATTATGACAAAAGGCATCTGTTTCGCATGGCAGGAGAGGACAAGGTTTTCGCTTCCGGGAGTCAGAAGCTTGTGGTTAGCTGGAGAGGCTGGAGAGTTTGTCCTTTGATTTGTTACGACCTTCGTTTCCCCGTGTGGAGCCGATCTCGAGAGGATTACGACCTGTTGATTTACGTAGCAAATTGGCCGGCAGCTCGCCGAAATGCCTGGAAGGTGTTAAGTCAAGCACGGGCCATTGAGAACCTATCGCCCTTAGTCGCCGTGAATCGAGTGGGGGAGGATGGAAACGGAATATCCTACGCAGGCGACTCAGCAATTTATGATGCTAAGGGAGAATCCTTAACTCAAGTTAAGCCTCATGAGGAAGAGGTGGCTATTGCAGAGATCGATGCTGAAGAGTTGCTTCGATTCAGAGAGAAGTTTCCCGCTCATCGGGATGCTGACGGTTTTACTCTGCAGGAATAA
- a CDS encoding GAF domain-containing protein: MANLANVAAALKETFNWWWVGFYRVEETPSNRQLVLGPFQGPVACTRISFGKGVCGTSWAQKATLVVPDVHQFPGHIACSAESNSEIVVPVLDHNGEVSLILDVDSREFDHFDQTDQSYLERVATLLSDKLPVHE; this comes from the coding sequence ATGGCCAATTTGGCTAATGTAGCGGCCGCACTCAAAGAAACCTTTAACTGGTGGTGGGTTGGATTCTACCGGGTAGAAGAAACCCCTTCAAATCGTCAACTGGTACTGGGACCATTCCAAGGTCCGGTAGCATGCACCCGAATTTCTTTTGGAAAAGGGGTATGCGGGACAAGCTGGGCTCAAAAGGCCACGCTTGTGGTTCCTGACGTGCACCAATTCCCCGGACATATTGCCTGTAGTGCTGAGTCAAATTCTGAAATCGTTGTACCTGTATTGGACCACAATGGAGAGGTTAGCCTTATACTAGATGTAGACAGCCGCGAATTTGATCACTTCGATCAAACGGATCAATCCTATTTGGAAAGGGTGGCAACCTTGTTGTCTGATAAACTACCGGTTCATGAATAA